In Vanacampus margaritifer isolate UIUO_Vmar chromosome 18, RoL_Vmar_1.0, whole genome shotgun sequence, a genomic segment contains:
- the chmp2a gene encoding charged multivesicular body protein 2a isoform X1, translating into MDCGDGLEGPMDFLFGKRKTPEEMLKQNQRALNRAMRDLDRERSKLEQQEKKIIADIKKMAKQGQMDAVKIMAKDLVRSRRYIKKFIMMRANIQAVSLKIQTLKSNHSMAQAMKGVTKAMATMNRQLKLPQIQKIMMDFERQSEMMDMKEEMMSDAIDDVLGDEDDEDESDAIVSQVLDELGLNLSDELSGLPSTGGSLSVDSRKKAEPQATLADADADLEARLNNLRKD; encoded by the exons ATGGATTGCGGCGATGGACTCGAGGGCCCG ATGGACTTCCTTTTCGGGAAGAGAAAGACTCCGGAAGAGATGCTAAAACAGAACCAGAGGGCGCTCAACCGGGCCATGAGGGATCTGGACAGAGAGCGGTCGAAACTGGAGCAGCAGGAGAAGAAGATCATCGCTGACATCAAGAAAATGGCCAAACAGGGACAAATG GACGCAGTCAAGATAATGGCCAAAGACTTGGTCCGCTCGAGACGCTACATAAAGAAGTTCATCATGATGAGGGCCAACATTCAGGCCGTCAGTCTGAAGATTCAGACACTCAAGTCCAACCACAGCATGGCGCAGGCCATGAAGGGCGTGACCAAAGCCATGGCCACCATGAACAGACAG CTCAAACTACCTCAGATCCAGAAGATCATGATGGACTTTGAACGTCAGAGTGAGATGATGGACATGAAGGAGGAAATGATGAGTGACGCCATCGACGACGTGCTGGgggatgaagatgatgaggatgagAG CGATGCCATTGTGTCCCAAGTCCTGGATGAGCTGGGTCTTAATCTCAGTGACGAACTCTCAG GTCTCCCGTCTACTGGTGGAAGCTTGTCGGTGGACAGCAGGAAGAAAGCGGAGCCCCAAGCCACCCTTGCCGACGCAGATGCCGACCTGGAAGCGCGGCTCAATAACCTCCGCAAAGACTGA
- the mrm1 gene encoding rRNA methyltransferase 1, mitochondrial: MSLFSYASKHRFLFIRMWRFPKAVDSHFAYHEHDRVYNSRRSNKSQVSEGRRLEQKASPNKFQNQRRISSELQKLAQEDLSSERKKTARLKPSMESSDQHEIVFGVAPCLLALTQARRKALKLFVKDGEALQRSALLKVCEEAHQRLVPIQRVSKKDLDRMVLGRVHQGVCLQATPLSYLTEDSEQSSKTTPLWLVLDGIQDPMNLGAILRSAYFLGVDRVASSIRHSCPLTPVVSKASSGIMEVMGVYGYEDLEDMVRVKAAQGWWVVGTVAAEAPVSGVPITPGPDFRMTTPTLLLIGGEGDGLSQKLLALCQTLVTIPAGRQLLPGVESLNVSVATGILLHSLLTSTRPT, translated from the coding sequence ATGAGTTTATTCAGTTATGCTTCGAAGCATAGGTTCTTATTTATTAGGATGTGGAGATTTCCCAAGGCTGTGGACTCTCATTTTGCCTACCATGAGCACGACAGAGTGTACAACTCCAGGAGGTCCAACAAGTCTCAAGTTTCAGAAGGGAGGCGGCTGGAACAGAAAGCATCACCAAATAAATTTCAAAATCAGAGGCGAATATCATCAGAGCTTCAAAAGCTGGCTCAGGAGGACTTGTCGTCAGAACGGAAGAAGACTGCGAGACTCAAGCCATCCATGGAGTCTTCAGACCAGCATGAAATTGTCTTTGGAGTCGCTCCATGTCTCTTGGCTCTCACTCAAGCTCGCCGGAAGGCCCTGAAGCTGTTTGTGAAAGACGGCGAGGCCTTACAAAGGTCAGCGCTCCTCAAGGTTTGTGAGGAGGCCCATCAGCGACTGGTTCCAATCCAGCGGGTCAGTAAGAAAGACCTAGACAGGATGGTTTTGGGTCGGGTCCATCAAGGAGTTTGCCTGCAAGCTACTCCACTGAGCTACCTGACGGAAGACTCAGAACAGAGTTCAAAGACCACACCCCTCTGGCTCGTCCTGGACGGGATTCAAGACCCGATGAATCTTGGAGCCATCTTGCGCTCGGCATATTTCCTGGGCGTGGACCGAGTGGCAAGCAGCATCCGCCACAGCTGCCCTTTGACCCCGGTGGTCAGCAAGGCCAGCTCTGGCATCATGGAGGTGATGGGCGTGTATGGGTACGAAGACCTAGAGGACATGGTCCGGGTCAAGGCGGCGCAAGGCTGGTGGGTGGTCGGCACAGTGGCGGCCGAGGCGCCGGTATCCGGCGTTCCCATCACGCCGGGTCCAGACTTCCGGATGACCACGCCCACGCTGCTGCTGATTGGAGGGGAGGGTGATGGATTGTCCCAGAAGCTTTTGGCTTTGTGTCAAACGCTTGTGACCATTCCAGCCGGGAGACAGCTTTTACCTGGTGTAGAATCACTCAACGTGTCTGTGGCCACTGGTATTCTTCTGCACTCACTGTTGACCTCTACTAGGCCCACGTGA
- the chmp2a gene encoding charged multivesicular body protein 2a isoform X2 — MDFLFGKRKTPEEMLKQNQRALNRAMRDLDRERSKLEQQEKKIIADIKKMAKQGQMDAVKIMAKDLVRSRRYIKKFIMMRANIQAVSLKIQTLKSNHSMAQAMKGVTKAMATMNRQLKLPQIQKIMMDFERQSEMMDMKEEMMSDAIDDVLGDEDDEDESDAIVSQVLDELGLNLSDELSGLPSTGGSLSVDSRKKAEPQATLADADADLEARLNNLRKD, encoded by the exons ATGGACTTCCTTTTCGGGAAGAGAAAGACTCCGGAAGAGATGCTAAAACAGAACCAGAGGGCGCTCAACCGGGCCATGAGGGATCTGGACAGAGAGCGGTCGAAACTGGAGCAGCAGGAGAAGAAGATCATCGCTGACATCAAGAAAATGGCCAAACAGGGACAAATG GACGCAGTCAAGATAATGGCCAAAGACTTGGTCCGCTCGAGACGCTACATAAAGAAGTTCATCATGATGAGGGCCAACATTCAGGCCGTCAGTCTGAAGATTCAGACACTCAAGTCCAACCACAGCATGGCGCAGGCCATGAAGGGCGTGACCAAAGCCATGGCCACCATGAACAGACAG CTCAAACTACCTCAGATCCAGAAGATCATGATGGACTTTGAACGTCAGAGTGAGATGATGGACATGAAGGAGGAAATGATGAGTGACGCCATCGACGACGTGCTGGgggatgaagatgatgaggatgagAG CGATGCCATTGTGTCCCAAGTCCTGGATGAGCTGGGTCTTAATCTCAGTGACGAACTCTCAG GTCTCCCGTCTACTGGTGGAAGCTTGTCGGTGGACAGCAGGAAGAAAGCGGAGCCCCAAGCCACCCTTGCCGACGCAGATGCCGACCTGGAAGCGCGGCTCAATAACCTCCGCAAAGACTGA
- the msl1b gene encoding male-specific lethal 1 homolog: MSMRASLGPHLGSKPTANAIGGAFSLLPVSLRRESRDSPSDAPGDFRWADKIPSRSKRSEQTYMSGDISEAVEADRAAAAVGVLTPVGSMGGEGTPVKGKPLSVDNMENPQMTPNNNTPKDADGVLGAASIEVSSEGKWKNLRKSPANPHTQANCLRQILLLQLDLIEQQQQQLQSKDKEIDDLKADKETLLARIERMERRLQLTKKDPPRDKRLFQPLEPWTPDKEDMWDLEVEESPQPNPSALLPLCRGSKSQKRKSCFGESKLQKSRGKSAKLSPHKLESQPASPSQRELRSKETPEKSAPIRLPCKEEAAELSCQMDDLPFLSTTEMYLCCWNQPPVSPLRETSLKKEEEEEEEVANAPNTQSTINFLFPSSCRLSVPSWRENAIEPLGEDLSFDAQEPLDDGVFLKRHAKLELDEKRRKRWDIQRIREQRTFQRLQQRMNRKKIIPETEPELLSFYPETEDVEAIMITPFLPVVAFGRPLPKLSQENFELPWLDERSRCRIEVPKKHTPHRTCRK, from the exons ATGAGCATGAGAGCCTCTCTGGGCCCGCATCTGGGATCCAAGCCAACTGCTAACGCCATAGGCGGGGCATTCTCTTTGCTTCCCGTGAGCCTCAGGAGGGAGTCACGTGACTCGCCCTCGGATGCTCCAGGCGACTTCCGGTGGGCCGACAAGATCCCGAGCAGGTCCAAGCGCTCGGAGCAGACTTACATGAGCGGCGACATCTCGGAAGCCGTCGAAGCAGAccgggccgccgccgccgtgggGGTTCTGACCCCTGTCGGCTCAATGGGGGGTGAGGGAACCCCGGTGAAAGGCAAACCCCTCTCCGTGGACAACATGGAAAACCCTCAGATGACTCCGAACAACAACACGCCCAAGGATGCCGACGGCGTCCTCGGAGCCGCGTCCATCGAAGTGTCATCCGAGGGCAAGTGGAAGAACCTCCGGAAGAGTCCAGCAAATCCTCACACGCAGGCCAACTGTTTGCGGCAGATCCTGCTGCTGCAGCTGGACCTCATCgagcaacaacagcagcagctgcaGTCCAAGGACAAGGAGATTGATGATCTCAAAGCAGACAAGGAGACG CTTCTGGCGCGTATCGAGCGTATGGAGCGTCGCCTGCAGCTAACCAAAAAGGACCCGCCACGCGACAAGCGCCTCTTCCAACCACTGGAGCCTTGGACCCCCGACAAGGAGGACATGTGGGACCTAGAAGTGGAGGAGAGCCCGCAGCCCAATCCATCTGCCCTGCTGCCCTTATGTCGAGGCAGCAAAAGTCAAAAGAG AAAATCCTGCTTCGGGGAGTCCAAACTCCAGAAGTCTCGCGGCAAAAGCGCCAAGTTGAGTCCTCACAAGCTTGAGAGTCAACCGGCGTCTCCGTCTCAGCGAGAGCTGCGCAGCAAGGAGACGCCAGAAAAGAGCGCCCCCATCAGGCTGCCATGCAAAGAGGAGGCGGCGGAACTGAGTTGCCAGATGGACGACCTTCCATTCCTGTCCACCACGGAGATGTACCTGTGCTGCTGGAACCAACCTCCTGTGTCGCCTCTGCGCGAGACTTCCctcaagaaggaggaggaggaagaggaggaggtggccA ATGCACCCAACACTCAATCCACGATTAACTTCCTTTTCCCGTCTTCGTGCCGCCTCTCTGTTCCGTCGTGGCGAGAAAATGCCATCGAGCCGTTGGGTGAGGATTTAAGCTTTGACGCGCAAGAG CCGCTGGACGACGGCGTGTTCCTCAAGCGCCATGCCAAGCTGGAACTGGATGAAAAAAGGAGGAAGAG GTGGGATATCCAGCGGATCCGAGAACAACGCACGTTTCAGCGCCTGCAGCAGCGCATGAACCGGAAGAAGATCATACCAGAGACGGAACCCGAGCTTTTGTCATTTTATCCAGAAACTGAAGACG ttGAAGCGATCATGATCACGCCCTTCTTGCCAGTGGTCGCGTTTGGTCGGCCGTTGCCCAAACTCTCACAAGA gaaTTTTGAGCTGCCCTGGCTGGACGAGCGCAGCCGCTGTCGCATCGAGGTGCCCAAAAAACATACTCCTCACCGGACCTGCCGCAAGTGA